In Vitis vinifera cultivar Pinot Noir 40024 chromosome 17, ASM3070453v1, one genomic interval encodes:
- the LOC104882363 gene encoding uncharacterized protein LOC104882363 encodes MEVLQTTTEGSSSRTSLLDSSPQQPRHDEDDGDGDGDRTIDEALRQLETFLRVFGFCQYSLLSFALSSLSFLVFGVVTPLLCIELSNCSNCEKYQIKRFELEILVSEVVVAAISLLCISHNLRKYGVRRFLFVDRYHGRLIQFREEYVQRVRGFFRLLVIWILPCLLVKTIREIIRIIYAHQNSWWQSVAILFALIVSWSYSTIIYFSACALFNLVCNLQVIHYENYGKLLERDLDILVYIEEHIVLTHHLSKISHRFRIFLLLEFLVVTASQFVALFQTTGNRGIINFVNGSDFVVSSIVQVVGIILCLHGATKISHRARGISSVGSRWHALVTCNSNEASQSGTLNSRGNMEASQALGSLPINYSESDLESIDVPLPVNTQLVSYMATYQKRQAFVSYLQSNPGGFTVFGWIVDRGLIITILFVELSLVLFVLGKTITYTTT; translated from the exons ATGGAAGTTCTTCAAACAACAACAGAGGGATCATCTTCTCGAACCTCTCTCCTTGATTCATCTCCGCAACAACCAAGGCATGACGAAGACGATGGAGACGGCGACGGAGACAGAACCATAGATGAAGCTCTTCGGCAGCTGGAGACATTCCTCAGAGTCTTCGGCTTCTGCCAGTATTCTCTGCTGAGCTTCGCCCTCTCTTCTCTCTCATTTCTCGTTTTCGGAGTCGTCACTCCGCTTCTCTGTATCGAGCTTTCCAACTGCTCCAACTGCGAGAAGTACCAGATCAAGAGGTTCGAGCTTGAGATTTTGGTTTCTGAGGTCGTCGTTGCTGCTATATCTCTTTTGTGCATTTCTCACAATCTCCGCAAGTACGGTGTGCGGAGATTTCTCTTCGTGGATCGCTACCATGGCCGTCTGATCCAGTTCCGCGAGGAGTACGTGCAGAGAGTCCGT GGGTTTTTCCGGTTGCTGGTGATCTGGATACTACCTTGCCTCCTTGTGAAGACTATCCGTGAGATCATTCGGATTATATATGCTCATCAAAATTCATGGTGGCAATCTGTTGCGATTTTGTTTGCTTTGATTGTGTCATGGTCTTATTCAACTATAATCTATTTCTCAGCTTGTGCTTTGTTCAATTTGGTTTGCAACTTACAAGTGATACACTATGAGAATTATGGGAAGCTTTTAGAAAGGGATTTAGATATTTTGGTATATATTGAGGAGCACATAGTTTTAACTCACCATTTATCGAAGATAAGTCACAGATTTCGGATATTTCTTCTTCTGGAGTTCTTGGTTGTCACAGCCAGTCAGTTTGTGGCTCTATTCCAGACAACAGGGAACCGCGGGATCATCAATTTCGTCAATGGAAGTGATTTTGTT GTCTCCTCTATTGTTCAGGTTGTTGGTATAATTCTGTGCTTGCATGGAGCTACAAAGATTTCACATAGAGCCCGAGGTATTTCATCAGTTGGCAGCAGATGGCATGCGTTAGTTACATGCAATTCTAATGAGGCTTCTCAGTCGGGAACTTTAAACAGCCGGGGAAACATGGAGGCTTCACAAGCACTGGGCTCATTACCTATAAACTACTCAGAAAGTGATTTGGAATCAATTGATGTGCCCTTGCCTGTAAACACACAATTGGTTTCTTATATGGCCACGTACCAAAAGAGACAAGCCTTCG TTTCTTATCTGCAATCGAACCCTGGGGGGTTCACTGTTTTTGGATGGATAGTTGACCGGGGACTCATCATCACAATCTTATTCGTTGAGCTCTCGCTGGTTCTCTTTGTACTCGGGAAGACCATAACTTATACTACCACTTGA
- the LOC100250978 gene encoding cyclin-dependent kinase G-2: protein MAAGRVGVSRRNDFYKYSKKEHDYHRNPNRGVELSRDRDRGVTGRNGFDSLSRVSSDVGGRRNVFRVRIGEKELGKLSSGRKIGSQMVDSETSEVDNGVKMNCDRKRKFSPIVWNAEKEVRISSKNGVVSMSTALSHPKLLGEVVSDEVVAVHSDADRIQCLQSSIIESHVVSGSAETAVVEPPACLSSLMPGQRCGRSGEEVEQLEEEVVCSWNIATSRWASESDSPREKCFSDNGNMPKRSKMSSPMDSPSRTLLDGKASSPESGEFQREDSEGDRAESSVTDEVGIFIGRAGGEECSGNELDNNDCMEINDGEDETRVDYQSGLDSEDGNEVHLPVESLPPPQRSVNMLQECRSVFEYDRLNKINEGAYGVVYRARDKKTGEIVALKKMKMKIAETDGFPMSALREINILLSFHHPSIVDVKEVVMDDFGTVYMVMEYMEHDLKRLIELKKRSFSLSEVKGLMLQLLEGVQHLHHNWVLHRDLKTSNLLLNDNGELKICDFGLSRQYASPSKPYTQLVVTLWYRAPELLLGTKQYSTAIDMWSVGCIMAELLAKEPLFQGKTELDQLDKIFKILGTPNKTIWPGVSNLPGFKANFVKQPYNLLRKKFPATSFTGFPVLSDSGFDLLSKLLTYDPEKRITAEAALDHDWFHEVPLPKCEGFMPFFPAQHAQDRHLQRIIDSLHPIEEP from the exons ATGGCGGCTGGAAGAGTCGGTGTTTCCAGGAGGAATGATTTTTACAAGTACTCCAAAAAGGAACATGATTATCATAGAAACCCTAATCGTGGTGTGGAGTTGAGTCGAGATCGCGATCGGGGCGTTACGGGTAGGAATGGGTTCGATTCGTTGTCGAGGGTGAGCAGTGATGTTGGTGGTCGTCGTAATGTGTTCCGTGTTAGGATCGGTGAAAAAGAGCTTGGTAAGTTATCCTCTGGGCGTAAAATTGGATCTCAGATGGTGGATAGTGAGACTTCTGAGGTTGATAATGGGGTTAAGATGAACTGTGATAGGAAGAGGAAGTTTTCGCCTATTGTGTGGAACGCGGAGAAGGAAGTGAGGATTTCGTCTAAGAATGGGGTTGTATCTATGAGCACTGCGTTGTCTCATCCTAAATTGTTGGGTGAAGTTGTTTCAGATGAGGTTGTTGCGGTGCACAGTGATGCTGATCGGATTCAGTGCTTGCAGTCTTCTATTATAGAGTCCCATGTGGTGAGCGGCTCTGCTGAAACTGCTGTTGTGGAGCCTCCTGCATGTTTGTCTTCTCTGATGCCTGGTCAGCGCTGTGGGAGGAGTGGTGAAGAAGTGGAGCAGCTGGAGGAGGAAGTTGTTTGTTCCTGGAATATCGCCACATCTAGGTGGGCATCTGAAAGTGATTCTCCAAGAGAAAAATGTTTCTCTGATAATGGAAATATGCCGAAGCGAAGTAAAATGAGTTCTCCTATGGATTCACCTTCAAGAACTCTATTAGATGGAAAGGCATCCAGTCCTGAGAGTGGGGAGTTTCAAAGAGAAGACTCAGAAGGAGATAGGGCTGAATCTTCTGTAACCGATGAAGTTGGTATTTTCATAGGGCGTGCTGGTGGAGAAGAATGTTCTGGAAATGAATTAGACAACAATGATTGTATGGAAATCAATGACGGTGAGGATGAGACTCGTGTTGATTATCAGTCGGGCTTGGATTCTGAGGATGGTAATGAGGTTCATCTTCCAGTAGAGTCGCTGCCTCCCCCACAAAGGAGTGTAAACATGCTTCAGGAATGTAGAAGTGTGTTTGAATATGATAGGCTCAATAAAATAAACGAAGGTGCATATGGTGTAGTGTATAGAGCCAGGGACAAAAAAACGGGGGAAATCGTGgcattgaagaaaatgaaaatgaagatagCAGAAACAGATGGTTTCCCTATGTCAGCTTTGAGGGAAATAAACATTCTCTTGTCTTTTCATCACCCCTCGATTGTGGATGTTAAAGAAGTTGTTATGGATGACTTTGGTACTGTTTACATGGTTATGGAGTACATGGAACATGACCTTAAGCGGCTGATTGAATTGAAGAAACGGTCTTTCTCTTTAAGTGAAGTTAAAGGCCTGATGCTACAGCTGTTGGAGGGTGTCCAGCATCTTCATCATAATTGGGTGCTACACAGGGATTTGAAGACATCAAATCTTCTTTTGAACGACAATGGTGAGTTGAAAATCTGTGACTTTGGGTTGTCTCGCCAGTATGCAAGCCCATCTAAACCATATACTCAGTTGGTGGTCACTCTATGGTACAG GGCTCCTGAACTTCTGCTGGGAACAAAACAATACTCAACGGCAATTGACATGTGGTCTGTGGGTTGTATAATGGCTGAACTTTTAGCGAAAGAGCCACTATTCCAAGGGAAAACTGAATTGGATCAGCTTGACAAG ATTTTTAAGATTCTTGGAACACCCAATAAAACGATTTGGCCAGGGGTTTCCAATTTGCCTGGATTCAAAGCCAACTTTGTCAAGCAACC gtATAATCTGTTGAGGAAGAAATTTCCAGCTACATCTTTCACTGGATTTCCAGTTCTCTCTGATTCAGGGTTTGACCTGTTGAGCAAACTTCTAACCTACGACCCTGAGAAG CGAATAACCGCAGAAGCTGCATTGGACCATGACTGGTTTCATGAAGTACCCCTTCCCAAATGTGAAGGTTTCATGCCTTTTTTCCCTGCTCAACATGCTCAGGACAG GCATCTGCAGAGAATAATTGACAGCTTGCATCCTATAGAAGAGCCATGA
- the LOC100250743 gene encoding mitochondrial pyruvate carrier 1 isoform X2 produces the protein MASFRAFLNSPVGPKTTHFWGPIANWGFVAAGLADMNKPPEMISGNMTAAMCVYSALFMRFAWMVQPRNYLLLACHASNETVQLYQLSRWAKGQG, from the exons ATGGCTTCCTTCCGAGCATTCTTGAACAGTCCAGTTGGTCCAAAAACAACTCATTTTTGGGGACCTATTGCCAACTGGGGATTCGTTGCTGCT GGGTTGGCGGACATGAATAAACCCCCAGAAATGATATCTGGCAACATGACAGCAG CTATGTGTGTTTATTCGGCCCTGTTTATGAGGTTTGCATGGATGGTTCAGCCTCGCAACTACCTACTTCTCGCATGCCATGCCTCAAATGAGACTGTGCAGCTTTATCAACTCTCCCGTTGGGCAAAGGGTCAGGGGTAA
- the LOC104882361 gene encoding uncharacterized protein LOC104882361, whose protein sequence is MADINSEVVLGMFLQQLIMETTFMFIVLTLAQVPAERSEENDNTEGDDSESLSGECVDDEETGSEEIELDFTDNAASENQNPRKRSRDGDNEASGLGYLIKVAKIYIVVSVQIKSMLLRQIGHDDDESEDRRRVVEELSKLPGFSSRDRLRVVTRIATNQAVVHLFLSLSDVEKEEMVEMMLDGTL, encoded by the coding sequence ATGGCTGACATAAATTCTGAGGTAGTGTTAGGCATGTTCCTACAGCAGCTGATCATGGAGACAACATTTATGTTCATTGTCCTTACTTTAGCACAAGTTCCAGCTGAAAGATCAGAAGAGAATGATAATACTGAGGGTGATGATTCTGAGAGTCTCTCTGGAGAATGTGTGGATGATGAAGAAACTGGCTCTGAAGAAATTGAATTAGATTTTACTGATAATGCAGCATCTGAGAATCAAAACCCGCGAAAGAGGAGCAGAGACGGTGACAATGAGGCATCAGGATTGGGGTATTTGATCAAGGTCGCCAAAATTTACATAGTCGTGAGCGTCCAGATCAAGAGTATGCTGCTCAGACAAATAGGGCATGATGATGACGAGTCTGAAGATCGAAGAAGGGTTGTTGAAGAACTTAGCAAGTTGCCTGGGTTTAGTTCAAGGGATCGACTTCGGGTAGTGACTAGAATCGCTACAAACCAGGCAGTTGTTCATCTGTTTCTGAGCCTTTCGGATGTCGAAAAAGAAGAAATGGTAGAAATGATGTTAGATGGTACTTTGTAG
- the LOC100250743 gene encoding mitochondrial pyruvate carrier 1 isoform X1 has product MASFRAFLNSPVGPKTTHFWGPIANWGFVAAGLADMNKPPEMISGNMTAAMCVYSALFMRFAWMVQPRNYLLLACHASNETVQLYQLSRWAKGQGYLQEKKDEAASN; this is encoded by the exons ATGGCTTCCTTCCGAGCATTCTTGAACAGTCCAGTTGGTCCAAAAACAACTCATTTTTGGGGACCTATTGCCAACTGGGGATTCGTTGCTGCT GGGTTGGCGGACATGAATAAACCCCCAGAAATGATATCTGGCAACATGACAGCAG CTATGTGTGTTTATTCGGCCCTGTTTATGAGGTTTGCATGGATGGTTCAGCCTCGCAACTACCTACTTCTCGCATGCCATGCCTCAAATGAGACTGTGCAGCTTTATCAACTCTCCCGTTGGGCAAAGGGTCAGGG GTACTTGCAGGAGAAGAAAGACGAAGCTGCATCTAACTGA
- the LOC100268159 gene encoding 4-coumarate--CoA ligase-like 9 has translation MAEMNGNHWIDPKSGFSPTTKTYHSLRPPVPFPPKHRPLSLAEYVISLLRSAPDSPLETTNVLIDASSDYRLSYSQFLRQVQSLAASLQRITGLSKGDTAFILCPPSLKIPVIYFSLLSLGVTISPTNPLGSDSEVSHQIHLCKPAIAFASSKTAHKLPSLRLGTVLVDSLEFDSMMTENGAGYGKRVEVSQSDPAAILYSSGTTGRVKGVLLTHRNLITLIAGFHHNRLEKEEDGPRPVSLFTLPLFHVFGFFMLVRAVSLAETLVLMERFDFENMLKAVEKYRITYMPVSPPLVVALAKSEFVGKYDLSSLQLLGSGGAPLGKEVSERFSARFPNVQMVQGYGLTESGGGAAGMADLDEAKRHGSVGRLMHDMEAKIVDPKTGEALPPGQQGELWLRGPTIMKGYVGDDEATAATLDQEGWLKTGDLCYFDSDGFLFIVDRLKELIKYKAYQVPPAELEHLLQSNPEIADAAVIPYPDEEAGQIPMAFVVRKPGSSITEAQVMEFIAKQVAPYKKIRRVAFVNSIPKSPAGKILRRELVNHALSKPRL, from the exons ATGGCGGAAATGAATGGGAACCACTGGATCGATCCGAAGAGCGGGTTCTCCCCTACAACCAAGACCTACCATAGCCTCCGACCTCCGGTACCTTTTCCGCCGAAGCACCGCCCTCTTTCCCTCGCCGAGTACGTCATCTCCCTCCTCCGCTCCGCCCCTGACTCACCGCTCGAAACCACCAACGTTCTTATCGACGCTTCCTCCGACTACCGCCTCTCGTATTCTCAGTTCCTCCGGCAAGTCCAATCCTTGGCCGCCTCTCTTCAGCGCATCACCGGCCTTTCCAAAGGCGATACTGCTTTCATTCTCTGCCCTCCTTCTCTCAAAATCCCTGTTATCTActtttctctcctctctctcgGCGTCACCATTTCTCCCACCAATCCGCTCGGCTCCGACTCCGAAGTTTCTCACCAGATTCACCTCTGCAAACCTGCGATTGCATTCGCTTCTTCGAAAACTGCTCACAAGCTGCCGAGCCTGCGGCTCGGCACGGTGCTTGTTGATTCGCTGGAGTTCGACTCTATGATGACAGAGAATGGAGCAGGTTATGGTAAACGAGTGGAGGTGAGTCAGTCTGACCCGGCCGCGATTCTCTATTCGTCCGGGACCACGGGACGAGTGAAGGGAGTGTTGTTGACCCACCGGAACCTGATCACGCTTATCGCTGGATTCCACCATAACCGGCTAGAGAAAGAGGAGGATGGGCCGCGCCCAGTGTCGCTGTTCACGCTGCCGCTATTTCACGTGTTCGGATTTTTCATGCTTGTGAGGGCAGTCTCGTTGGCGGAGACCTTGGTTCTGATGGAGAGGTTTGATTTCGAGAATATGTTGAAGGCCGTAGAGAAGTACCGAATCACGTATATGCCGGTGTCGCCGCCCCTTGTGGTGGCGCTCGCAAAGTCGGAGTTCGTCGGCAAGTACGACCTTAGCTCGCTTCAGTTGCTTGGATCAGGCGGGGCGCCGCTGGGAAAGGAGGTTTCCGAGCGGTTCTCCGCACGATTCCCCAATGTACAGATGGTACAG GGATATGGTTTGACTGAAAGTGGGGGAGGGGCAGCAGGGATGGCAGACCTTGATGAGGCTAAGCGGCATGGATCTGTTGGTCGCCTAATGCATGATATGGAAGCCAAGATAGTTGATCCTAAAACTGGAGAGGCCTTACCACCTGGCCAGCAAGGGGAGCTGTGGTTGCGCGGTCCAACAATCATGAAAG GTTATGTAGGAGATGATGAGGCAACTGCTGCAACCTTGGATCAAGAGGGCTGGTTAAAAACTGGCGATCTTTGTTACTTTGACTCTGATGGATTCCTATTCATTGTTGATAGGTTAAAGGAATTGATCAAATACAAAGCATATCAG GTTCCTCCTGCTGAGTTGGAACATTTACTGCAATCCAATCCAGAAATTGCTGATGCTGCTGTAATCCC GTATCCTGATGAAGAAGCAGGACAGATACCAATGGCCTTTGTGGTGAGAAAACCGGGAAGCAGCATCACTGAGGCTCAAGTTATGGAATTCATTGCAAAACAG GTTGCACCATACAAGAAGATACGGCGCGTAGCTTTTGTCAACTCCATTCCAAAATCTCCTGCAGGAAAGATCTTACGAAGAGAACTGGTCAATCATGCGCTCTCTAAACCTAGACTATGA